In Caretta caretta isolate rCarCar2 chromosome 11, rCarCar1.hap1, whole genome shotgun sequence, the sequence ggcttgacaaagccctggctgggatgattgagctggggttggtcctgctttgagcaggaggttggactagctacctcctgaggtcccttccaaccctgatctatGAAAGAAGACATCCAGCACTGAGGCAGCCCCTCTTAGTCCTGACAACAGCAGAGCCTAATGCCCAGGCTGATCTTTGCTATTTCACTTAACTACTGGTAGGTACCATCTgtgagctgcctctcaccctgggaGCTTCCAGTGGCTGGCTTCCTTGGTGCCTTTTTGGGGTGTGAGCTAAATGGTGCATCCCACACTGGTGTCCGGACAAACCAGAGGTAACAGGAGCCATTTCAAAGTGCTTGGAAGATCTTTATTCAGCAGTATTCCTATCACAGCAGAGTACAGACCTCTACAGAGGACAATGCAACCTACACCCTGGCTTGTTAAAGCAGACTAAAATGAGTTTTAAATGCAGCAGCGGTAGATCAAGATTTGCCTCTTGATTGAATTACTTCCTCTGATCACTGTGCAATCACTTTCCCCTCCACAATCTCCTGGGCTGTGACCACTGCCACCTTAATGGTCTGCCTCCGGGAGcctgagagagaagggaaaagggGTTACTCGACTGGCACCAGCATCCCGCAGCTCCCCTCTGCTCAGATCAGTGCTGCGGAGCACAGACTCACGCCAGGGAGTGTTGAAGAGGACGTGCCAGGGGGTGACGTAGAACAGCTGGAGTTACCCGGCTGCGGTTAGCACAAGTCTGGGTGCAGGGACTAGGGGATTAGCTagctcagtgttgtgtgtgaagGGTGTGACTACTGGACAGCTGGAGGGTTGTGAGGCCTTTGTAGAAGTATTAGCTGTTAGCCCAATGGGCCAATGCATCAATATGCTTCAGCAAGATGCTTCTTAGATGACCGAATGGAGCCAGCCTCCTTCCAGGTCCCATTTCCCCTACCACGTTTTCGGGAGCTGGATGTGTCGTGGTTTGCCTCCGAACATGCCAGGCCTGGAACTCTGCTTTCGAACAGGACAGAAGACCAAGCTGAAGGACACGGCCGCATTGGTAGAAGAGGAACAGTAGCTAGACAAGACAGGACATGGTTCTGGCACGCTGAGCATGATCACACAGGAAGCTTGCAAGCAGCTTGGGGCCAGGGCAGACGTGTACAGCGAAGCAGGTTGCTCTCCAGCTAACTAGTACCCCTACGCTAATGGCACCCCACGGGCTCACGCACCCATGGTGGCTGGATTCAGAAATTCCTCTCTGCAAACCCAAAACGTGGCCGCCTTTGTGAGACCCCTGTCCCTCTGGGGGGTGGGATTTGCTTACAGGGGGCACCTCTCCCTCAATAGCCCTGGGCAACTGCAGCTGTAGTGACCATGGGATTTGCATGTCTTTTGTGGCTTCCTCTCTTCATAGCAGCTGCTATGACTACAATCTCTGCCTGGCAACTAGGGCTTGCAGAGCCTCATGGCTGGGAACAACATGACTCTTACATGGGCTAAAAAACCACGCTCCACTCGCTCCTGCTCTGGTCAACGCCTTTCCACCAGGTGCAGGAGGTTAGAATCCTGCTTGGCTCCCAGTTAAGGGCCCTGGGCTATCTTTTCCTATCCAAAAGCGCAGATAAAGACGACCTGTCAGTGCAATGCTGGCAGATCAGAGACCACACCCCAGCCAATGCCGATTTCATCCTGCATCCAGCAAGGACACCCAGCCGAAGGAAATGATAAAGCAGGGCGCGGGAGCTGGCAGGACAAAGCTACCTGGGATTCAGTCAATCAGCCCTGAACAGGAGGGGGAAGACCCCATATCTGGTGACTGAACAGGAGCAGAGAAACTAAGAGTGACTTCCAAGGGTCGGTAGCACTCGGGGGCCCCAAAGCCAGCTGGATAGAGGGAGAGCAACGGCTGGAGTGTTCATGGCCCCGTGCAATTACCTGTCTGTCACTCCCTCAATCAGCTGGCTGTACTGACTGATCTCATTCTCCAGCTTGCTCTTCAGATCCAGCAGGGCTTCGTAGTCCCGGGCCTGCCGCTCCAGGTCCGCCCGGCAGGTGgccagctcctcctgcagcttGGCAACGACGTGATTGAAGTTCTCCAGCTGGTCGTTGTAGCGGGCTTGTGTGTTCTCCAAAGTGTTCTCCAGGGTCTCCACCTGGATAGGAGCAGGGCTCAAAGCAATTACCTGACAGCCCGTGTGCACCTCACTCACGGATCTCAACGCAATCGCTAGGCCATGGGGGCCTGCATCAGCCCAGGAACACCAGCCCctggctgcagggctctaccccAGAGCAATGTGGGGAGGGACCAATGCACCCACCACATCCTGGGACTTGGATGGCTTGATGTGCCGTTGCACTTGAGCTCCCACCAGTTTGAGGCAGGtgccttttccttcccttgcCCTTAATGCTCAGATCGGACCTAGGCTCCCCCCATAATTTGGGCACTTAGTTTATTGGTCTCTCCACAAGCATGTGTGGGGTCAGTGCTCTCCGGGCTGTTGCATCTGAGCAGGGGACGAGACCAGTACCGCAGCAGTTGTGGGGAGTCTGGCCAGTAAAGCCTGAGACTTAGAGGCAGCTTTTTAAAAACCCTCCATCCCCGCTGGAGCTGGTATGGGGTCGGCTGCTCGCCCTGTGACTGTGTAGCGGACATTGGGACCGGCTCATTTGGCGCCTAGGGGTTACAGCAGGGTCCCTTTCCAGGCCAGGGCATGGCTCTTGCTAAGGTTTAGTGGAGCTGTAACCAGAGAGACTGATGCCGTGGTCAGTTTCAGGTCGGGCCTGCAAGGAGTCGGGGGAGAAGACACGGCAGATGCATCCTTCCGGGGCGTGTAACTCAGTCCCTCCTTTACCTGGCTCGCTGCACAGCTTTAGGAGAGGGGCAATAAGAGTGCAAACCTCACCTCCTTCCTAGGGAAAGAGGCTCACTGGTAGAAGGAAGAACCCGGCCCCACCCAGGAGTGGGTCTTGGATGGTCCCCCCCATCTCAAACCCCTGCTTCCTCAGACTGCAGGAGGAGAATGTTGCCCTGCCAGGGAAGCAGCACGTGCTGCCAGGAACAGAGCTGGGGGAAAGCAGGGTCTTGTCACCGTTTTCTGGAGGGTCTGGCGTTCAATCTCCAGGCCCTGAAGCTGCCGGCGCAGCTCACTCAGCTCGCTCTTGGCTTCCTCCAGCGCTTGGGTGTTCACGTTAGCTTCCTGGGACAGCGTGTCAAACTATGGGAAAGGAGAGGGACAGCATGGTTACGCCAGAGGCCGTCACGGCGCGGAGTGGCAGCCGCTCTCCTCGGTTCTCCCCTCACCTTGTCCTTGTCCCAGCTCTCGGCATCATGCCGGTTCTGCTCGGCCACTTTCTCGTACTGCTTCCGGATCTGGGCGATGCTCTCGCTCAGCTCCTGCTTCTTCGGGTTATCCACCTCCACGGTCACGTCGGAGTTAGCAATCAGTGCCGCGAGGGCCTCCGCTTCCTGCGGAAAGGGTAACGGGATGTTAGCCGTTCGCGCGCGGTCCTGCGCTGGTCACCCCTCTGCCACGCCCCCAAGCACCGTCACCCCAGTCAAAGCATGGCCAAGCCAGCCACGCTCCCGCGCCTCCGGCGGCCCGAGCTGCCCCTGCCTGGCAGTTACCTCCTTGTGGCTCTTGCGCAGGTGGGCGAGCTCCTCCTTGAGCCCCTCCAGCTCCGCCTCCAGCTTCATGCGCAGGAAGTTGGTGTCCTCCATGATCTTGCGCAGCCCCTGGGTGTCCTTCTGCACGCTGTCGCACACCGCCTGCTCAGCCTCCagcctggggagaggaaggggagagatcAGATCAAAAGGCGGAGGAGCGGGTTTCAGGCAGATGGCATTGCGAGCACCGGCTTTTCTTACTGCAGGAAGCTTTCTTGGATCAAGACAAGGACGAGTTAACCCAGCAAGGTGTGAGTAACGCTGGAGCCTGCGGATTCAGACATGTCCCAGTTCCAGGGTGAGGGGCACAACAGAAATGCAGACAGGCACTTTCAAAGCACTGATGTGGCCAGTAGTCTGGAAAACGCCAGCCACCTTAGCTCCCTCCCCTATGTGTTGCTGCCCCCAGGGCAGGAACCTTCAAACTCGGCAAGGCAAGTTGCTTTGTGAAAGTTCTGGGTGTGATGGTTCAAGGCAGCAGAAAGTGGATTTGTCCTGCCCTCCAAGAAGGAGGGCGAGGGAAGCCACAAAGCCAGCCCCAGGACTAGCAGATCTTACAAAGAAAGGCTTCAGTGTTAAACACATTCAGTCATGTCGGGGGAAGGCAACAAGGTGTGTAGGAAAGAGATGTGGGGCTGGCACCCAGAGAGCTTGAAGCTAGGGGAGGTTGGCATGAGCAACTTCTCCCAGAACCAGCATCCAggggagatgctgagcacctgtccTGCACCTCTGTGTAACAGAGGATGCCCCACCTGGAAGTAGCTCCTCTCTGGAGCACTGGCCCTTTGGAAATGCCCTCTAATCCCAGAGGGCAACGCTAATTCAGGGGCTTGCTTCTGTTCCTCCCAAAGTGGAGCTGCTGGTCAAGGGAAACCATGACCTGaagtgtccccagcctctgtttgccagaagctgggaatgggcaacgggatggatcacttgataattccctgttcggttcactccctctggggcacctggcattggccgctgtcagaagacaggacactgggctagatggacctttggtctgacccagtttggccgttcttatgtttggGAGACTAGCAAGGGAAACCAGGTTCTCTGCCCCGCATTGTATTGGGAATCCACTCCCACTGTTCTAGACTGACACTTTGCACCTGCCACGTGGGGCAAGGTGCCCTGGATTCCAGCTTGACCCTAGGAGAGGTGACTGGAAGAAAGTGGGAGGAGTTAGAAGTGGACACGTACTTAGCGTTCAACCACATGGAGTTGCTCCAGAGAAGAAATGTGGGGATCCGAATTAAGAGTCGGAGATTAAGGCCAGAAGCGATCGCTgactatctagtctgacctcccacatcgcccaggccagagaatctcacctaGGACCTGGGGACGTTGTCCCTCTCCTGTGTGTGAGTTAATGCTTGGGCATTTATTACAAAAccccagggacagagctcagggcaCCGTTAGCTCTGAGGAGTTTGGCCGCAGTAGTGGATTGCTACAGGCTCACAGCTGTTGAGCGGGTCTGTTTCCCCAGTCCGGGGGAGCATCCTCTGCTCGACACACAGCTCAAGCGGCCAGGCTGGCTGCGACACGAGTAGTGAGGTGAATGAGGTGACCTACTTGACCTTGAAGTCATCGGCCGCCAGCCTGGCATTATCCatttgcagcagcagcttggcatTGTCCATGTTGAGATCCTCCACCTGCAAGAGAGGCAAGGGACTTCAGGAAGGGATGCTAAAGCAAAGGCAGTATGTATActctccccccccctcgcccccccatcTCTCTGCAGAGCGGCGGGAGCGTGGCTTACAGCTGAGGAACCCagctgcagagaagctaaattccATCACCGCGTGTCTATCCCTGAGCGAGACAGGCCAAAGGTGGGGTCTTGGGACTCGACCTGCCACCCTAGCCTCAGCTCTGCACAGATTCTCTCGGGGTCTTACGTCACTTAGGGTCACTTTTACCAAGGGGCTGAGCACCCTGCTGATGTCAGCGAGAGCTGTAGGGGCTTTGTAATCTCTCAAGTCAAGCCCCTAATCTGGACCTAGCTTTCGGCTCGCACCTGTATGCAGCGATCAATGAAAGGTGAAGCAATTGGAAGGGGAAAAGGCCCCTACCAtaggttaaggccagaagggatgattaGATCCAGTCTGATCAATGCTACATCTTTATTATTCCTCATCTCCATACGCCTGCCCACTCCCAGACTTCCTCATTCCTGTGCACACACTGAGCTGGATTCCTATAGGGCAGGCACCCACCCCCTGGTACGCAGGGCCGCCCACCGCTGCTGTGTGCACGGATGCTCTTTGAAAATATCCATTCGAAACCCTGGCCTCCCTTTTTGCCCTCCGGCCGCCTCCTCCGCTCCCTTCCTGGCAAACCCCGGTCCCACTCCCAGTCAGCCGGTCCATCCCCCTAGTAACCCCTTGTTACTGTCTGCTAAGCACCTCCCAGTCCTTTGTCTTCACTACCCCtcgcaggcagggcagggctagtgTCCCCCTTTCAAAGAGGGAGAATGGGGGCACAGATCCCAAGtcccagggagtctgtggtggagcagggaattgaatccaggttgGAAAAACCCCAGGCCTGAACCACTGGGCTGTCCTTCCAACTCCTAGCCAGGCTGTCCCCCTGCCCTCCCGACATTGTGGTCTTTAAGTGACATATTACAggttattttacacacacacacacacacacccgaacCAAAATGTGAAACAccctcagcttagagctgcaaatttaagcaaataagagatgtgatttggtaaaagacaggTTTTTGTTAACAGATATAGATTGTCATATCAgggtttaaaatgttcataaatattaaaatacttcggttctgatggcacaagattagactgtcttatttttattatggctaggggcctcaaaagctggaagtgacCTGGGTCTCATTGGACCTCTGACCATTGCAGTGCCCTTATCTCAGCCTTGATCCCCTCTTCAGCTTAGCTCCTCCTGAAACCAGTTCAGACCCGCAGCTCAAGCACAGAGGGAACCTGCCAGTGGGTTTCATGTTTCAGAAACTGGCACATTTGCAAAGCAAAACAAGGCATTTGTTTTGCCCCATGGGGCTCTTCGAGCCACCGGGTTGGGTTGCAGCAAAGTCAAGTCAAGGGCAGGTGGCTACACTGTCCCCAGGGGAGAAGCTGTTACTTTGCAGCCCGTGGGGATCTCTTCCCAGTAGCGTTGAGTCAGATCGCCCAGGCACGTTCCAGGGAGGAGAATTTACTGAGACGGACAATCCGGCTGCTAGCAGCGGCTTCCAACCAAGCTGCTTTCTGCAGTCTGGGCTGGATCCAGAGCTTGTTAGAATCTGCGGCTGTTGAGCCGTGGACCTACGCCGCTGCTCCAGAAAGAGTCCTCAACTTCCCGAGCAAGCTGCTCTGTTTCAGCACCACCTTTCTAGCCACCCCCATTCGGACACCTGGCCAGGTTCCCGCTCTTGAGTTTCTGTAATCAGAAGATGGCACAGCGAGATACAGCTGCAGCGTTTCACCcagaagggagagggaggggctgtcTGTCTCCATGGGGCTCGTGGCAGGATCAGAGACCCACTAAGGTAGAAGACAATGCAGTCAGTGCAAGATTAGGTCTATCAGAGGTACCCCTGGCTTCCATACGACAATGACTGAGGAGTCTGATGGGAGACAGAGTAAGCGAGGTCTTTCCCTTCCAGGCAGTTCTCTGCTGGCCCAGCGACAGATTTGGAAGGCCTCAAATTCAGTCGGTATATGAGTGGACTGACTTtcggaggtgctgagcacccatctcTCACTGAAGgcagcaggtgctcagcccctctggaaCGAGACTCAAGGCCACGTCTATTtcagggggagattttcagaTGTGCCCAAGGGACTTTGCCACGCAACCCCCTGGGGCCCATGTGCTTAAGTCTCTCTGGTGCTGTTGAAAATCCTGCCTGAGCGCTTTACGTTTAACACAAGCTTGAACACTGGGGCCCTTCTGGATCAGTCGTTAGACATTTAAAG encodes:
- the LOC125644588 gene encoding keratin, type I cytoskeletal 18-like isoform X1 gives rise to the protein MSRSRSGSLAGSPRPWPGSSAGSMYGGAGGSEPRASGSRLQALLPGLRAHLDSLGAGSQQEALQGLNERLAGYLRRVRGLEAANRALEEEIAQVRARRGGAGQRDWEACERPLGELRKQVEDLNMDNAKLLLQMDNARLAADDFKVKLEAEQAVCDSVQKDTQGLRKIMEDTNFLRMKLEAELEGLKEELAHLRKSHKEEAEALAALIANSDVTVEVDNPKKQELSESIAQIRKQYEKVAEQNRHDAESWDKDKFDTLSQEANVNTQALEEAKSELSELRRQLQGLEIERQTLQKTVETLENTLENTQARYNDQLENFNHVVAKLQEELATCRADLERQARDYEALLDLKSKLENEISQYSQLIEGVTDSYCSSSTNAAVSFSLVFCPVRKQSSRPGMFGGKPRHIQLPKTWLPEADH
- the LOC125644588 gene encoding keratin, type I cytoskeletal 18-like isoform X2 — encoded protein: MSRSRSGSLAGSPRPWPGSSAGSMYGGAGGSEPRASGSRLQALLPGLRAHLDSLGAGSQQEALQGLNERLAGYLRRVRGLEAANRALEEEIAQVRARRGGAGQRDWEACERPLGELRKQVEDLNMDNAKLLLQMDNARLAADDFKVKLEAEQAVCDSVQKDTQGLRKIMEDTNFLRMKLEAELEGLKEELAHLRKSHKEEAEALAALIANSDVTVEVDNPKKQELSESIAQIRKQYEKVAEQNRHDAESWDKDKFDTLSQEANVNTQALEEAKSELSELRRQLQGLEIERQTLQKTVETLENTLENTQARYNDQLENFNHVVAKLQEELATCRADLERQARDYEALLDLKSKLENEISQYSQLIEGVTDRLPEADH